The genomic segment CCCTCGAAGGCCAGGATGTGCGTCGCGATCCGGTCCAGGAACCAGCGATCGTGGCTGATCACCACGGCGCAGCCGCTGAAGTCCAGCAGCGCATCCTCGAGCGCGCGGAGCGTGTCCACATCGAGGTCGTTCGTCGGCTCGTCGAGCAGCAGCAGGTTGCCACCACTCATCAGCGTCTTCGCCAGGAAGAGCCGGTTGCGCTCACCACCGGAGAGGTTCGCCACGAGCTTCTGCTGGTCGGCGCCACGGAAGTTGAAGCCGCTCACATACGCGCGCGAGTTGATCTCGCGGTTCCCCACCGGGATCATCTCCCGCCGGCCGCTGACCTCCTCCCACACCGTGCGCGCACCATCGAGCGTGCGGGTCTGGTCGCCGTATGCCACCTGGACCGTCGATCCCAGCACCAGAGACCCGCCATCCGGCGTCTCGGTGCCCGTGATCATGCGGAACAGCGTGGTCTTGCCGGCGCCGTTCGGGCCGATGATGCCCACGATGCCGGCCCGCGGCAGGTCGAACGAGAGCTGGTCGTACAGCAGCACGTCGCCATACCCCTTCTTCAGGTTCTTGGCGATCACCACGTCCGCACCGAGGCGTGGCGCCGGCGGGATCACGATCTCGTGCTTCATCGCGCGCTCCTGGCCCTGCTCACCCGCCAGCTCCTCGTACGCCTGCAGACGTGCCTTGTTCTTCGCCTGCCGCGCCTTCGGTGCCATGCGCACCCACTCGAGCTCGCGCTCGAGCGTCTTCTGCTTCTCGCTCTCCTTCTTCTCCTCCTGCTTCAGCCGGGTGGCCTTCTGCTCCAGCCAGCCGGTGTAGTTGCCCTCCCACGGGATGCCCTTGCCGCGATCGAGCTCGAGGATCCACTGGGCCACGTTGTCCAGGAAGTAGCGGTCGTGCGTGATCGCCACGACCGTCCCCGGGAACTCCGCCAGGTACCGCTCCAGCCACGCCACGCTCTCGGCATCGAGGTGGTTCGTGGGCTCGTCCAGCAGCAGCATGTCCGGCTGCTCCAGCAGCACGCGACACAGCGCAACGCGGCGGCGCTCACCGCCGGACAGCACCGACACGTCCGCATCCGGCGGCGGGCAGCGCAGTGCATCCATCGCGATCTCGACCTTGTTGTCCAGGTTCCAGAGGTCGAGCGAATCGATCTGCTCCTGCACCTTCGCCTGCTCGGCCAGCAGCTTGTCCATCGCGGCATCGTCCATCGGCTCGCCGAAGGCCATGCTGATCTCGTTGAACCGGTCCAGCAGGGCGCGCTGGTCCTTCACCGCCAGCTCCACGTTGCCGCGCACGTCCAGCGTCGGGTCGAGCTGGGGCTCCTGCGGCAGGTAGCCGATGCGGGTGCCCTTGTGGGCCCACGCCTCACCCTGGAACTCGGTGTCGACCCCCGCCATGATCCGCAGCAGCGAGCTCTTGCCCGCGCCGTTGCCGCCGAGCACGCCGATCTTGGCGCCCGGATAGAACGACAGCCAGATGTCGTCGAGGATGACCTTCGAAGGCTGGACCACCTTCTTCAGGCCCTTCATGACGTAGATGAACTGTGGAGCCACGGGTCTCTTCGGAATGCGGGGAGGGCCTTGGGCGTCAGCGCCGTGGAGGCGCGCGGCCATGATCCCCTAAGTTAGCGCGGCCGACCAGCCACGAACCGTGCCCGCCGTCCCGGCCGGCCGGGAGCCATTCCGGCACACCGGCCATTGATTGCGGGGAGTCCTGCCCCCGATGCCCCCCTCCCAGCCCCGCGCCGGCGCGTGAACTTCTCCGATCTTCCTGCTCAACTGGGGTCCTCGCCGTGGACCGCCGTTCCCCTCGTGTTCGCGGCGGGCGTCCTCACGTCGCTGACGCCCTGCATCTACCCGATGATCCCGATCACCGCCGCGATCGTCGGCGGGGCCCAGGCCGGCCCGGGCGGCGCGACGCGGGGACGCACCCTGCGCCTGACGCTGGCCTACGTCATCGGCCTCGCTCTGGTGTACTCCCTCCTCGGGCTGCTTGCCGGTCTCTCCGGCAGCATGTTCGGCGAGATCAGCACCAACCCGTGGCTCTATTTCGCCATGGCGAACGTGCTGCTGCTGGCGGCACTGAGCATGCTCGACGTGCTGCCGATCCGGCTGCCGGCGTGGCTGCTTGCCAGGGCGACGAGTGCCGGCAGTTCCGGCGGCTCGGCGGGGGCGTTCGTGATGGGGGCGATGTCAGGACTCGTCGCCGCACCCTGTGGCGCGCCGGTCATGGCCAGCGTCCTGACCTGGGTGGCCACGACGAAGAGCGCGGTCCTGGGCTTCATCTACCTGTTCGTGTTCTCGCTCGGCATGTGCACGCTGCTGGTGGTCGTCGGCCTCACCGCCGGCGCCACCTCCCGCCTCCCGCGCAGCGGCGCCTGGATGTTGTGGGTGAAGCGTGTCTTTGCAGTGCTCATGATCGGTGTGGCGGAGTACTATCTGGTCGAGATGGGCAAGCTCCTGTTCTAGTCTTGGAGATCCTGAACAGCTTTGAGGCGAAGGCGCGAAGGGGCACGGAAAGCGCGCAAGGTGGCACTGCGCGCGGAACGCTGGTGGGTGGCTGGTCGAGTGACGTTTCCTGGGGGAACACCAACTGCAACAACACGGTCAGCAGCGGTTGCAGTGTGTTGTTGCCGTTCCCCAACGAACGGTTGGTCGTGCGCGCACGAAGCGCCGCTCCATGCGCAGCGCGGCAGTTCCTTGCATCCTTCGCGCCCTGCTTTGCGTCTCCGCGTTCAAGCAGTTCGCATGTGACGATCGAAGCATTCATCCTTGAACATGAGATGACGTGATGTCCCTGAGAATGGTGAAGCGCGCCGCGATGGTGGCAGCAATGGTGGTGCCGGCGTGGGCGGGGGCGCAGGAGGCCGGCATTCCCGTCGGGAACGTCGCCCCGAACGCCATGCTGGAGACGCTCTCCGGCCGGCCGGCGCAGCTGTCGCAGTGGATCGGCAGGACGCCCGTGGTGCTGGAGTTCTGGGCCAGCTGGTGCGAGAACTGCAAGGCACTGGAGCCGACCATGATCAGTGCCGCACGCACCTTCGGGCGCCAGGTGAAGTTCGTGGGCGTCGCCGTGAGCGCCAACCAGACGCCTGAGCGAGTCCGCCGCTACATGCAGCGCCACTCCCTCGGGCTCGAGATGCTGTATGACCGCCATGGCACCGCCGTGGACGCGTACGACGTGCCGGCCACGAGCTACGTGGTGGTGATCGATCGCAGCGGCAAGGTGGTGTACACCGGCAGTGGCGGCTCGCAGGACCTCACGACCGCCATTCGCAAGGCGCTGTAGCAGCGCGTGTGACTGGCCCTGGCGGGCACGGCACGCACACCACGGTGAATGCAGAAGGCCCGGGCGCAGTATCGCGCCCGGGCCTTCTGTCATGCAGGACGGGCCGTGCGACGCCAGGCGTCGCGCGACCGTCCGGTCAGGCTCAGATCGTCACGGCCGGGCAGCTCGGCGCCGCCAGTCCCGTGTACGGGGTATTCGCACTCGCGCCGATCCGGCGGATCACCAGCGTGCGCGCATCGCATTCCGCCGTCGGAACCGGGAACGCGTTGAGGTAGATGTGCGACGTCTGGTCCAGCGGCAGCGTGTTCATGCGGTTGTGACGCCGCACGTCCACCCAGCGGTGTCCCTCGAGCAACAGCGACAGGCGACGCTGGCGCAGGAGCTCGGTGAGGATCGCGTTGGAGCCGCTGGTGGCCGTCAGCGGCGAGGCCGCCAGACCGCCAGACGTGGCGCGAATGAGGTTGATGTCATCCAGCGCCGGCCCGAGGTTCCCGAGGCCAAGGTTCGCCTCGGCGCGGAGCAGGATCAGCTCCTCGTTGCGGATCATCGGCACCGACGTGGTGTTCGTCGGATAGATCTTGTTCTGCAGCGTGGTCGCGATGCCCGCGGACTGCGGGGCAGTGCGGGCCGTGGCCAGCTTGTTCACCTTGGCCGAGTAGCGCAGGTCGGGTGACCCGTCCACACGCAGCTCGGTCGCGGCATCCGCCTCGAGCGACGGGTGCAGGAGCTGGTCGGCCGAGACGGTCGGGCTCAGGCCGTTCAGCGCATCGCCCGTGGCCGTGCTGTACACGTAGTACGCGCCCAGCGACATCGGTGCCGAAGTGTCGAGGAACGACTCCGTCAGCGCCGTGAGCGCGGCCGTGTAGTCCGCCGCACCTGCCGTGCCCTTCAGGCTTCCCGAGATCACCGAGACCCGCGCGAAGATGGCGCGGTTCAGCTTCAGGAAGGTCGACGGCGTGTTGAGGCCGGCGAAGCCGCCGGTCAGCACGAACGGAAAGGCACCACCACCACCCTGGAGCTGCGTCTTCGCCTCGTTCAGCTTGCCGAGGATGAAGCGGTAGACCGAGTCGCGCGTCTGGAACGCCGCGGCCGAGTCACGGACGGCGATGATGTCCGTCGGTGCCCCGAGCGAGTCACGCGTCGCGATCACGTAGTACATGTCCAGCGCCCACAGCGTGTTGGCAAAACCCTTCACCGCCGAGCGCTCGGTCGGCGTGAGGGTGTTGCCCGCGGTGGCATCCACCAGCTCGGCCAGCTGCTTCAGGCCGAGCATGCTGGAATACCGGCCGGCCCACTGGCCACCCGCCACGAAGCTCGCGTTGGTGAGTGCCGCCGTGCGGAGGAACTCGGTGGTGTTGCGCGCCTCGGTCGGCGTGTAGTTGAACGACTCGCGACCCAGGATTCCTACGGCGCTGACGTAGGCCGCGATGTTGCCACGCTGCGCGGCCATGGCCCCGCTGGCGCGGATCTGCACTGCGGCGCGCACGTCGGCATCGACACCCGAGATCGTGGGCGCATTGGGGTTGAGGACCGTCTCGGCGCTGCAGGCGGCCAGGGCGGCCGCAGCGACGAGGGACGAGAGACGACGCATGGCCTTGGAGAGGCCCCGGAACCGTGTTGAGTTGGCGGTCATCGCCTTAGAACCCCACATCGATGTTGAAGAAGAACGTGCGGCTCGGCGGGAACGGGGCCAGGTCGACGGCGAAGCGGACCGGCTGGTTGCCGAAGTTGTTCACCTCGGGATCAGCGCCCCAGTACGGCGTGGACGTGAACAGGTTGCGGCCCGTGAAGCTGAGGCGGACGTCGTTGGCGCGGCTGCCGAAGAGGCGGTGCGACATCGAGGCCGGCATCGAGTACGACAGCGTCACTTCGCGCAGCTTCACGAACGAGCCATCCTGCACGTACGCGTCGGCGATGCCGGCACCGAGGTAGGCGCCGCGATACTGTCCCATCGTCGAGTTGGTGTCACCACCGGCAATCGCGCCACCGGGCAGCAGGCAGCGGGTGCTGGTGCCGACCGTCGGGTTGGTCGGGGCCACGAAGCCGCGGCACGGCGACGGGGCATCGTGGTCACGCGCCGTCTGGGCGTCGTCGTAGTTCGCCTGCGTCAGGTTGGAGAGGAACCCGCCCTTGCGGTAGTCCACCTGGATGTTCAGGCCGAAGCGGCCGACGGTGAAGTTGTTGAAGAACGACATCTGGAACTTCGGCGTCGCGTTCGCGAGCAGCGTGTCCACTCGCTGCAGCGTCACGGAGTCGGCACCCGAGGCATTCGGGATGCGGGCACCCGTGCTGCTCAGCACCGGCTGGTAGACCATCTTGCGGCCCCACAGGTTGCTGGTCGGGAGGCCCACGCCAACGCGCGACCGGCCGAATGCGGCACCGAAACCGGAGTTGGGCAGGAAGAAGCGCGGCACCGGCAGCACCTCGACCCGTTCCTTCACGTTGAAGTAGGTCACGCGGCTGGTCCAGCCGAGATCCTTCTGCTGCAGCACGCTCACGTCGACCGCCACCTCGTTGCCGACGTTGCGCATCTGCACGCCGTTGCCCAGGTACGAGCCGAAGCCGAGGGTCGGCGCCACGGCCAGCGGGAGGAGGGCGTCGCTGATCTTGCGGTTGAAGTGCGTGTACTCCAGGCCGAGGCGGCCGCCGAACAGCTTGCCATCGAAGCCGAACTCGATCTCGCGCATGCGCTCCGGCTTGATGTCCGGGTTGCCCTGCGTCGTGGCCGGGCCGAAGCCGTTGATGCCGGCGATCTGGCCGTTGCCGCCGAGCAGCTGGTCACGGTCGCCGAAGCTTGGCCGGTTGCCCGACTCGCCGATGGCACCACGCAGCTTCAGCTCGTCCACGCGCGGCAGCGCGTTCACGAGGCGGTACGAGGCCTGGTACTTCTGGTACGTCTGCCACGCCTTCGGGTCACCGAACGCACTCGAGCGGTCGGCACGGATGCCGGCCGAGAGGAACAGCCGCTCGTCGAACGCCAGCACGTCCTGCTGGAGGTAGAGCGCCTGGTCCTTGAACTGCTGGCGGGTCTGGTTGGTCGCGACCACACCACCACCCACGGTCGTGACACCCGGCGTCAGGCCACGAGACTGCAGGCGGAAGACGTTCAACTGCTGGTTCTCACGGGTTGCCCCGACCACCGTCGTGGCCGAGAACGGCAGCGACGACGGGTTGATCGTGTACGACCCGCTGACCGTGGCATTCCACTGGCGGCTCAGCGCCTGCGACTGGACGGCCGTGCCGAGCAGGTTGTCGCGGGGCTCGTACTGCAGGAACCCGGGGGAGAGGATCTGGCCGTCGGTGTCGAAGCGGTCGATGCCGCCGACTGCGGAGAAGCGCAACTGCTGCAGGTCGGTCGCGAGGACCTGATAGTCCACGCGCGCATTCGACTGCATGCGATACGTGTTCTCGCTGTTCTTCAGGTGCTGGAACGTCTGGAACGGGTTGGAGCCACCGGATCCGCCGCCGCCCGGGAACGGGTTCTCGGGGAACGTGCCGTCAGCCCGCATGCGCAGGTCCACCAGCGCCGGCGTGTAGGCCAGTGCATAGAGGGGGCTGGTGTTCGTGTTGTCGTTGCCGTCCAGGCCGCGATCGCTGGCAAAG from the Gemmatimonadaceae bacterium genome contains:
- a CDS encoding RagB/SusD family nutrient uptake outer membrane protein — its product is MRRLSSLVAAAALAACSAETVLNPNAPTISGVDADVRAAVQIRASGAMAAQRGNIAAYVSAVGILGRESFNYTPTEARNTTEFLRTAALTNASFVAGGQWAGRYSSMLGLKQLAELVDATAGNTLTPTERSAVKGFANTLWALDMYYVIATRDSLGAPTDIIAVRDSAAAFQTRDSVYRFILGKLNEAKTQLQGGGGAFPFVLTGGFAGLNTPSTFLKLNRAIFARVSVISGSLKGTAGAADYTAALTALTESFLDTSAPMSLGAYYVYSTATGDALNGLSPTVSADQLLHPSLEADAATELRVDGSPDLRYSAKVNKLATARTAPQSAGIATTLQNKIYPTNTTSVPMIRNEELILLRAEANLGLGNLGPALDDINLIRATSGGLAASPLTATSGSNAILTELLRQRRLSLLLEGHRWVDVRRHNRMNTLPLDQTSHIYLNAFPVPTAECDARTLVIRRIGASANTPYTGLAAPSCPAVTI
- a CDS encoding sulfite exporter TauE/SafE family protein encodes the protein MNFSDLPAQLGSSPWTAVPLVFAAGVLTSLTPCIYPMIPITAAIVGGAQAGPGGATRGRTLRLTLAYVIGLALVYSLLGLLAGLSGSMFGEISTNPWLYFAMANVLLLAALSMLDVLPIRLPAWLLARATSAGSSGGSAGAFVMGAMSGLVAAPCGAPVMASVLTWVATTKSAVLGFIYLFVFSLGMCTLLVVVGLTAGATSRLPRSGAWMLWVKRVFAVLMIGVAEYYLVEMGKLLF
- a CDS encoding TlpA family protein disulfide reductase, whose translation is MSLRMVKRAAMVAAMVVPAWAGAQEAGIPVGNVAPNAMLETLSGRPAQLSQWIGRTPVVLEFWASWCENCKALEPTMISAARTFGRQVKFVGVAVSANQTPERVRRYMQRHSLGLEMLYDRHGTAVDAYDVPATSYVVVIDRSGKVVYTGSGGSQDLTTAIRKAL
- the ettA gene encoding energy-dependent translational throttle protein EttA; protein product: MAARLHGADAQGPPRIPKRPVAPQFIYVMKGLKKVVQPSKVILDDIWLSFYPGAKIGVLGGNGAGKSSLLRIMAGVDTEFQGEAWAHKGTRIGYLPQEPQLDPTLDVRGNVELAVKDQRALLDRFNEISMAFGEPMDDAAMDKLLAEQAKVQEQIDSLDLWNLDNKVEIAMDALRCPPPDADVSVLSGGERRRVALCRVLLEQPDMLLLDEPTNHLDAESVAWLERYLAEFPGTVVAITHDRYFLDNVAQWILELDRGKGIPWEGNYTGWLEQKATRLKQEEKKESEKQKTLERELEWVRMAPKARQAKNKARLQAYEELAGEQGQERAMKHEIVIPPAPRLGADVVIAKNLKKGYGDVLLYDQLSFDLPRAGIVGIIGPNGAGKTTLFRMITGTETPDGGSLVLGSTVQVAYGDQTRTLDGARTVWEEVSGRREMIPVGNREINSRAYVSGFNFRGADQQKLVANLSGGERNRLFLAKTLMSGGNLLLLDEPTNDLDVDTLRALEDALLDFSGCAVVISHDRWFLDRIATHILAFEGDSETVWFEGNYQAYIEDLKRRKGADADQPHRVRYKKLTRA
- a CDS encoding SusC/RagA family TonB-linked outer membrane protein, with translation MGLIRRGATVLALLALAGGELYAQRRISGKVTEEGAGQPLGNVSVTVTGSSVGTYTNDAGAFTLTVPNGAISLRVRRIGYQLRTVLVQGSQSTVDVALKKDVLQLEGVTVTSQTTVVERKNAATAVSQVTSEQLSRVPAQQIDQALQGKVVGANINLNSGIPGGGAQIQIRGNTSMFGSGQPLFVIDGVLMSNDAISTGRNAITQASGGLAVVTSSQDAPSNRLADLNPNDVESIEVLKGAAASALYGSRATNGVVLITTKKGRSGAPRFNITQRFGGSSLLRQTGTRQFTDTATAFAVAANLNPASVADVRAATIANGGVVPFYDYQKDLYGRQALAYETVVSIDGGNDNTRYRAAITNSNNPGIAVNTGARRQAVRMNLDQNITSRITANVGVGVSRFASDRGLDGNDNTNTSPLYALAYTPALVDLRMRADGTFPENPFPGGGGSGGSNPFQTFQHLKNSENTYRMQSNARVDYQVLATDLQQLRFSAVGGIDRFDTDGQILSPGFLQYEPRDNLLGTAVQSQALSRQWNATVSGSYTINPSSLPFSATTVVGATRENQQLNVFRLQSRGLTPGVTTVGGGVVATNQTRQQFKDQALYLQQDVLAFDERLFLSAGIRADRSSAFGDPKAWQTYQKYQASYRLVNALPRVDELKLRGAIGESGNRPSFGDRDQLLGGNGQIAGINGFGPATTQGNPDIKPERMREIEFGFDGKLFGGRLGLEYTHFNRKISDALLPLAVAPTLGFGSYLGNGVQMRNVGNEVAVDVSVLQQKDLGWTSRVTYFNVKERVEVLPVPRFFLPNSGFGAAFGRSRVGVGLPTSNLWGRKMVYQPVLSSTGARIPNASGADSVTLQRVDTLLANATPKFQMSFFNNFTVGRFGLNIQVDYRKGGFLSNLTQANYDDAQTARDHDAPSPCRGFVAPTNPTVGTSTRCLLPGGAIAGGDTNSTMGQYRGAYLGAGIADAYVQDGSFVKLREVTLSYSMPASMSHRLFGSRANDVRLSFTGRNLFTSTPYWGADPEVNNFGNQPVRFAVDLAPFPPSRTFFFNIDVGF